A part of Phaenicophaeus curvirostris isolate KB17595 unplaced genomic scaffold, BPBGC_Pcur_1.0 scaffold_510, whole genome shotgun sequence genomic DNA contains:
- the LOC138735164 gene encoding merozoite surface protein CMZ-8-like produces the protein MHVPPPTSPKAPQSPPPSPSVSPVPPQPPKSPLVSPVTPEEPRPVSPVTPKSPPQAPPLSPVPPQPPESPSVSPVTPHEPP, from the exons ATGCACGTTCCCCCCCCAACATCCCCAAAggcccctcagagccccccccca AGCCCCTCAGTATcaccagtgcccccccagccccccaagagTCCTTTAGTATCACCAGTGACCCCCGAAGAACCCCGCCCCGTATCACCAGTGACCCCCAAGAGCCCCCCCCA agcccccccaCTATcaccagtgcccccccagccccccgagAGTCCTTCAGTATCACCAGTGACCCCCCACGAGCCCCCCCA